A stretch of Polypterus senegalus isolate Bchr_013 chromosome 3, ASM1683550v1, whole genome shotgun sequence DNA encodes these proteins:
- the LOC120524997 gene encoding cornifelin homolog A-like encodes MANVIQAQPSALIVQTSHQSNWSTGLCNVCADISVCCCGLFCMPCLQCQTTSNFGEGCCLPLLDPCILSGSSLSPVSLAMRAAIRERYGIQGSICDDCCVLCCCFYCAWCQMAREVQIRSKHGTTYVAVNQVVR; translated from the exons ATGGCCAATGTAATTCAAGCACAGCCGTCCGCTTTGATTGTTCAAACTTCTCATCAAAGTAACTGGAGCACTGGACTATGCAACGTCTGTGCTGACATATCTGTCT GTTGCTGTGGATTGTTTTGTATGCCATGCCTACAGTGCCAAACTACCTCTAACTTTGGAGAGGGCTGCTGCTTGCCACTATTAGACCCCTGCATATTGTCCGGATCAAGCTTGTCTCCCGTGTCCCTGGCAATGAGAGCAGCCATTAGGGAGCGATATGGCATTCAG GGCTCCATCTGCGATGACTGCTGTGTTTTGTGCTGCTGCTTTTACTGTGCCTGGTGCCAGATGGCTCGCGAGGTTCAAATTCGCTCCAAACATGGTACCACTTATGTCGCTGTCAACCAAGTAGTCCGTTag